The following coding sequences are from one Ornithorhynchus anatinus isolate Pmale09 chromosome 11, mOrnAna1.pri.v4, whole genome shotgun sequence window:
- the NMT1 gene encoding glycylpeptide N-tetradecanoyltransferase 1: MSTAATARTRRRTATTAAVPVRQRQRSQKEKRKQKRKKEKSNEPPDSAQDQPVKVNSLPAERIQEIQKAIRGCSRSQDRQDHGGGPAKRSYQFWDTQPVPKLGELVSTHGPVEPDKENIRREPYTLPQGFTWDALDLGDRAVLKELYTLLNENYVEDDDNMFRFDYSPEFLLWALRPPGWLPQWHCGVRVVSSKKLVGFISAIPASIHIYNTEKRMVEINFLCVHKKLRSKRVAPVLIREITRRVHLEGIFQAVYTAGVVLPKPVGTCRYWHRSLNPRKLIEVKFSHLSRNMTMQRTMKLYRLPETPKTAGLRPMEHRDIPVVHRLLGQYLKQFHLTPVMSRDEVEHWFFPQENIIDTFVVENANGEVTDFLSFYTLPSTIMNHPTHKSLKAAYSFYNVHTQTPLLDLMGDALVLAKAKGFDVFNALDLMENKTFLEKLKFGIGDGNLQYYLYNWKCPSMGAEKVGLVLQ; the protein is encoded by the exons cgGTTCCAGTCCGGCAACGACAGCGGAgccaaaaagagaaaaggaaacagaaacggaagaaagagaaaagcaacGAGCCCCCGGATTCCGCCCAGGACCAGCCCGTGAAG GTGAACTCCCTGCCCGCGGAGAGAATCCAGGAGATCCAGAAAGCCATCCGAGGCTGTTCTCGGTCGCAGGACCGCCAAGACCATGGAGGAGGGCCAGCTAAGCGGAGCTACCAGTTCTGGGACACTCAGCCCGTGCCCAAGCTCG GCGAGCTGGTCAGCACCCACGGCCCCGTGGAGCCCGACAAGGAGAACATCCGCCGGGAGCCCTACACCTTGCCCCAGGGCTTCACCTGGGACGCGCTGGACCTGGGCGACCGGGCGGTG CTGAAGGAGCTGTACACGCTCCTGAACGAGAACTACGTGGAGGACGACGACAACATGTTCCGCTTCGACTACTCGCCCGAGTTCCTCTTGTG GGCCCTGCGCCCCCCCGGCTGGCTCCCCCAGTGGCACTGCGGGGTCCGGGTCGTGTCCAGCAAGAAGCTGGTGGGGTTCATCAGCGCCATCCCCGCCAGCATCCACATCTACAACAC ggagaagagaatggtggAGATCAACTTCCTCTGCGTCCACAAGAAACTGCGTTCCAAGAGGGTGGCGCCGGTGCTGATCCGGGAGATAACCCGGCGGGTCCACCTGGAGGGGATCTTCCAAGCCGTTTACACGGCCGGCGTGGTGCTGCCCAAGCCCGTCGGCACCTGCAG GTATTGGCACCGCTCCCTGAACCCGCGGAAGCTGATCGAGGTCAAGTTCTCCCACCTGAGCCGCAACATGACCATGCAGCGCACCATGAAGCTGTACCGGCTGCCCGAG ACCCCCAAGACGGCCGGACTGCGCCCCATGGAGCACAGAGACATCCCGGTGGTGCACAGGCTCCTGGGGCAGTACCTGAAACAGTTCCACCTGACCCCCGTCATGAGCCGGGACGAGGTGGAGCACTGGTTCTTCCCTCAGGAGAACATCATCGACACCTTTGTCGTCGAG AACGCGAACGGCGAAGTGACGGACTTCCTGAGCTTCTACACGCTGCCCTCCACCATCATGAACCACCCGACGCACAAAAGCCTGAAAGCTGCTTACTCCTTCTACAACGTGCACACCCAGACCCCGCTCCTAGACCTCATGGGCGACGCCCTCGTCCTCGCCAAAGCG AAAGGTTTCGACGTGTTCAATGCACTGGATCTCATGGAAAACAAAACCTTCTTGGAGAAGCTCAAGTTTGGAATCGGAGACGGAAACCTGCAGTATTATCTCTACAATTGGAAGTGCCCCAGCATGGGAGCGGAGAAG